A stretch of Apostichopus japonicus isolate 1M-3 chromosome 9, ASM3797524v1, whole genome shotgun sequence DNA encodes these proteins:
- the LOC139973660 gene encoding techylectin-5B-like: MPTGWPGSPFNVHCRMHGDEGWTVFQRRTDDGISFYQNWAAYKDGFGNSRNFWLGNEKLYYLTNQADYILRLDITTSDGTSLYSEFTEFQIESEDTNYKMNKLGSRTSPSGSAGYYLSNNKGKPFSTYDRDNVPCENFNCAEKQRSGWWHYNYYCSYCYSYSYSYCYLFQYSSSCKSRCTYENLNGVYNGGNGEMIYSYYSNYCSVQYVEMKLRPTSWVDERSYDSFSS, from the exons GTTTTTCAACGTCGCACTGATGACGGTATtagtttttatcaaaactggGCTGCATACAAAGACGGCTTCGGTAACAGCAGAAACTTCTGGCTTGGGAATGAGAAACTCTATTACCTGACCAATCAGGCCGATTACATACTACGACTTGATATTACTACTTCAGATGGGACAAGTTTATATTCTGAGTTTACAGAATTTCAAATAGAGTCCGAGGACACCAACTACAAAATGAATAAACTGGGAAGCAGGACCAGTCCCAGTGGATCTGCAG GTTATTATCTCTCTAATAACAAAGGTAAGCCGTTCAGCACATACGACCGAGACAATGTCCCATGCGAAAACTTCAACTGCGCAGAGAAGCAGAGAAGCGGCTGGTGGCACTATAATTATTATTGCTCTTATtgttatagttatagttatagctATTGCTATCTTTTCCAATACAGCAGCAGCTGCAAGTCACGTTGTACTTATGAAAACCTCAACGGTGTCTACAATGGAGGCAACGGGGAAATGATCTACTCTTATTATAGTAATTACTGCAGCGTCCAATATGTTGAGATGAAACTTCGACCAACCTCTTGGGTTGATGAACGATCTTACGATTCATTTTCGTCATAA